One genomic region from Rosa rugosa chromosome 1, drRosRugo1.1, whole genome shotgun sequence encodes:
- the LOC133730053 gene encoding disease resistance protein PIK6-NP-like: MARESVAQSYLNELISKNLVLATEREINGQLQSCCVVLHHVRDYILSKEENFVTVLESDPDRRTMPAFEKIRRLLVLKADCVSLRYSFNLNHLHTLVVFGSWSYSELKWVLENCKYLRVLDLQGVTNLKEFPENFSVKGLILLKYLSLRGSRNTTIPKSIRKYQCLKTLVLEDTMVIKLPEKEMRVLKNLRHFSVSSNHTGGVMLSAGNIKDLSSIHGFSLIKVKNNRTIIKALGELKNVRNLGLVDLETQDGQELCTALEKMKHLSTLDIRAERLEFLDLDHMRSPPHFLQGLHLEGRLEGLPKWILQLSSLEKIGLHGSELRANVNPLELLQALPYLLELD, encoded by the coding sequence ATGGCGAGGGAGTCTGTTGCACAAAGTTATTTGAATGAACTTATCTCCAAAAATCTGGTTCTTGCCACTGAAAGAGAAATCAATGGACAACTACAGAGTTGTTGTGTTGTTTTGCACCATGTCCGTGATTACATCCTTTCAAAAGAGGAGAATTTCGTTACTGTTTTGGAGTCTGACCCAGACCGGAGGACTATGCCTGCATTTGAGAAAATTCGACGCCTTTTAGTGTTAAAAGCTGATTGTGTCAGTCTGCGGTACTCTTTCAACTTGAATCATTTGCATACCTTAGTGGTCTTTGGTAGTTGGTCTTATTCTGAGCTTAAATGGGTACTTGAAAACTGTAAATATTTGAGGGTTTTAGATTTGCAAGGAGTAACTAATTTGAAGGAGTTTCCCGAAAACTTTTCCGTTAAGGGTCTCATTCTCTTGAAGTACTTGAGTCTGCGGGGATCAAGGAATACAACAATTCCAAAGTCCATAAGAAAGTATCAATGCTTGAAGACCTTAGTTCTTGAAGACACCATGGTGATCAAATTGCCAGAAAAAGAGATGCGTGTACTCAAGAATCTGCGCCATTTTTCAGTCTCGTCCAATCATACTGGCGGAGTGATGTTATCAGCTGGCAATATTAAAGATTTATCTTCCATACACGGGTTCTCACTGATTAAGGTGAAAAACAACAGAACAATCATAAAAGCCTTGGGAGAGTTGAAAAATGTTAGGAATTTAGGACTGGTAGATCTTGAAACACAAGATGGACAAGAACTATGTACTGCCCTTGAGAAAATGAAGCATCTTTCGACACTTGATATAAGAGCAGAACGCCTGGAGTTCCTTGATTTGGATCATATGCGATCCCCTCCTCATTTTCTCCAGGGTCTACATTTGGAAGGACGCCTAGAAGGGCTACCTAAGTGGATTCTCCAGCTTAGTAGTCTAGAGAAGATTGGTTTACATGGTTCAGAGCTGAGGGCTAACGTTAACCCACTTGAGCTCCTTCAAGCTCTGCCTTATCTGCTTGAGCTTGACTAG
- the LOC133727016 gene encoding rac-like GTP-binding protein ARAC7, which yields MNASKFIKCVTVGDGAVGKTCMLICYTSNKFPTDYIPTVFDNFSANVAVDGNIVNLGLWDTAGQEDYSRLRPLSYRGADIFVLAFSLISRASYENVLKKWMPELRRFAPNVPIVLVGTKLDLREDMRYLADHMGSNIITSAQGEELRKQIGAAAYIECSSKTQQNVKAVFDTAIKAVLQPPRRKDMVKQKRHRRSGCSIVSIVCGGCDA from the exons ATGAATGCTTCAAAGTTCATTAAATGTGTTACTGTTGGGGATGGAGCTGTAGGGAAGACCTGCATGCTAATTTGCTACACCAGCAACAAGTTTCCTACT GATTATATACCCACAGTGTTTGACAATTTTAGTGCAAATGTGGCTGTGGATGGAAATATTGTCAATTTGGGGCTATGGGACACTGCAG GTCAGGAGGACTACAGCAGGTTGAGGCCACTAAGTTACAGAGGTGCAGATATATTTGTGTTGGCTTTCTCTCTAATTAGTAGAGCAAGCTATGAGAATGTTCTTAAGAAG TGGATGCCAGAACTTCGCCGATTTGCGCCTAATGTTCCAATTGTCCTTGTTGGGACAAAGCTTG ATCTTCGTGAGGACATGCGCTATCTAGCTGATCATATGGGATCGAACATCATAACTTCTGCTCAG GGAGAGGAGTTGAGAAAGCAAATAGGAGCCGCAGCTTATATTGAATGCAGCTCTAAGACCCAACAG AATGTCAAAGCGGTGTTTGACACTGCCATCAAGGCTGTTCTTCAACCTCCAAGAAGGAAGGATATGGTTAAGCAGAAAAGGCACCGAAGGTCTGGTTGCTCAATTGT GAGCATTGTCTGTGGAGGATGTGACGCTTAG
- the LOC133711649 gene encoding cyclin-dependent kinase F-1, translating into MDSPPAKSWSIHTRPEIIAKYQILERVGSGAYSDVYRARRLSDNLTVALKEVHDYQSAFREIEALQTLHSCPNVVVLYEYFWREDEDAVLVLEFLASDLETVIRAAKKKEGGIGCGEVKRWMMQILSGIDACHRNMIVHRDLKPSNLLIGEGGVLKLADFGQARILLEPGYAPDDENREAYEQSSQSQANAIQPPEAIPVEDNSFQEGYRIRDGSMSKEEYFRVLDEVKAKDFDKDTNFPDGDTSCLATCTASDVDDEVFKASYSYEPEDGGDDRVGMTSCVGTRWFRAPELLYGSVDYGLEVDLWSLGCIFAELFTLQPLFPGNSDIDQLSRIISVLGNLTEEIWPECDKLPDYKTISFNKVENPIGIGACLPSRSPGEVAMVSRLVCYDPARRATAMELLQDKYFNEEPLPVPLSELHVPLEKSGPDEVSGGWRDYNDMGSDSDFDEFANVEITATKTGSFMQFS; encoded by the exons ATGGATTCTCCACCGGCGAAGAGCTGGAGCATCCACACCCGACCCGAGATCATCGCCAAGTACCAGATCCTCGAGCGGGTCGGATCCGGCGCCTACTCCGACGTCTACCGCGCCCGCCGCCTCTCCGACAACCTCACCGTCGCCCTCAAGGAGGTCCACGACTACCAGTCGGCCTTCCGCGAAATCGAGGCGCTCCAGACGCTCCACAGCTGCCCCAACGTCGTCGTTTTGTACGAGTACTTCTGGCGCGAGGACGAGGACGCCGTGCTCGTGCTCGAGTTTCTGGCCAGCGACCTGGAGACTGTGATCAGAGCGGCGAAGAAGAAGGAGGGCGGGATTGGCTGCGGCGAGGTCAAGAGGTGGATGATGCAGATACTGTCTGGGATCGACGCGTGTCATCGGAATATGATCGTGCATCGGGATTTGAAGCCGAGCAATCTGTTGATCGGGGAGGGTGGCGTGCTCAAGCTGGCTGATTTCGGACAG GCAAGGATACTGCTCGAGCCTGGATATGCTCCTGATGATGAAAACCGTGAAGCATATGAGCAAAGCTCCCAAAGTCAAGCCAATGCCATTCAACCACCTGAAGCAATTCCTGTAGAAGACAATTCATTTCAAGAAGGGTACAGAATTCGGGATGGAAGTATGAGCAAAGAAGAATATTTTAGGGTCTTAGATGAGGTCAAGGCAAAAGATTTTGACAAGGATACAAATTTTCCTGATGGAGATACATCTTGTCTAGCAACGTGTACAGCCAGTGACGTAGACGATGAGGTTTTCAAGGCTTCTTATTCATACGAGCCAGAGGATGGTGGAGATGATAGAGTTGGTATGACATCCTGTGTTGGAACTCGATGGTTCAGAGCCCCTGAACTTCTCTACGGGTCAGTAGACTATGGTTTAGAGGTAGATTTATGGTCATTGGGTTGCATTTTTGCTGAGCTTTTTACCCTGCAACCACTCTTTCCCGGGAATTCTGATATCGATCAGCTCAGCAGAATCATCAGCGTTCTGGGAAATCTAACTGAGGAGATATGGCCTGAGTGCGATAAGCTTCCGGATTACAAGACAATTTCATTTAATAAAGTAGAAAACCCAATTGGTATAGGGGCCTGTCTCCCCAGTCGTTCCCCGGGTGAAGTCGCAATGGTGAGCAGACTTGTTTGCTATGACCCGGCTAGAAGAGCTACGGCAATGGAACTGCTCCAAGACAAGTATTTCAATGAAGAGCCACTTCCAGTTCCCCTATCTGAGCTGCATGTTCCCCTCGAGAAGAGTGGGCCAGATGAGGTTTCTGGTGGCTGGCGTGATTACAATGATATGGGTTCAGACTCTGATTTTGATGAATTTGCCAATGTGGAAATTACCGCCACCAAAACTGGTTCTTTCATGCAGTTTTCTTGA
- the LOC133729974 gene encoding disease resistance protein RPM1-like — protein sequence MHKLVSHDHGVDKLMHKQVLKLVKQVAFWVSSLNLSARIDRIDVKNTDVVRKLASQPYDSRRVSKSRLGCCSPQDSELANYNEVQGFEALAQKLFENLIDEEPQLSTICVVGPGGSGKSTLVNFVFKWKVVELFECKTWVRVTRRPLPPKELLQHMLTDFGYKNLEEINDPGAKLRLFLQQRRYLVVLDDVWSKQDFDCIVKALPNGAPGSKMILTSRNSSVVSFLSPKYIHDLSSGLSPEAAKNLITRKVLHNHLGNLQPEVEECTDKILRWCGNQPFAISAVGSLLAEKPQTRAEWEDIYNNLGSKTGPGSILEIVSNILQPSFMDLPNHLKSSFLYLSIFPPNYAIQHERLIHLWVAEGLAEHYAPSWTRDNVLKR from the coding sequence ATGCATAAGTTGGTTTCACACGATCATGGTGTTGACAAGTTGATGCATAAGCAGGTTTTGAAATTGGTGAAACAAGTCGCATTTTGGGTCTCAAGTCTCAATTTGTCCGCAAGAATTGATAGAATTGATGTGAAGAACACTGATGTTGTCAGAAAACTAGCTTCACAGCCATACGACTCGCGACGCGTCTCGAAATCAAGACTAGGCTGCTGTTCACCACAGGATAGTGAACTTGCAAACTATAACGAAGTACAGGGCTTTGAAGCGCTTGCACAAAAACTCTTCGAAAATTTGATAGATGAAGAGCCACAGCTTTCAACAATTTGTGTTGTCGGTCCTGGTGGATCTGGAAAATCCACCCTGGTAAATTTTGTTTTCAAGTGGAAGGTTGTAGAGTTGTTTGAGTGCAAGACTTGGGTTCGTGTGACGCGTCGGCCACTTCCACCCAAGGAACTCCTGCAACACATGCTGACTGATTTTGGGTATAAAAATTTAGAAGAAATCAATGATCCAGGAGCAAAATTGAGACTTTTTCTGCAGCAAAGGAGGTATCTGGTTGTCTTAGACGATGTTTGGAGTAAACAAGATTTCGATTGCATTGTAAAAGCGTTACCAAATGGTGCTCCCGGAAGTAAGATGATATTAACTAGTCGTAATTCTAGTGTCGTCTCTTTTCTCTCCCCCAAGTATATCCATGATTTGAGTAGTGGGTTGTCACCTGAAGCGGCCAAGAATCTAATCACCAGGAAGGTTCTCCATAATCATCTAGGAAATTTGCAACCCGAGGTGGAGGAGTGCACTGATAAAATTCTTCGATGGTGCGGGAACCAGCCCTTTGCAATTTCAGCGGTCGGTAGTTTGCTAGCAGAGAAGCCACAAACTCGAGCAGAGTGGGAGGATATTTATAACAATCTTGGATCTAAAACTGGACCGGGCTCTATTCTTGAAATTGTTAGCAATATTTTGCAGCCGAGTTTTATGGATCTTCCGAACCATCTTAAATCCAGTTTTCTGTACTTGAGCATTTTTCCTCCCAACTATGCCATCCAGCATGAGAGGCTAATTCACTTATGGGTTGCGGAAGGACTTGCGGAACATTATGCCCCTTCTTGGACGAGGGAcaatgttttaaaacgctgA